TCTGCCGCACCTGGCACCAATAACGGTGGCGAACGCAAGGCCATTGACGAAGCGCTAGGCGATTATTTCGCTTCATCCTACTCTCGTTTCATCAGCCCAAACCGTTGGAGCGATGTCTTTACATGGGACGGACACAACGAATATTGGCAAGGAAGAAGCTCGGTCAGCACCGATCATTATCCCGAAAACCTTCAGAATAACCTCTACTCGGATGCCGATATCTGGTCTGCCACCATCATGCAGATATGGGGCGATATCGGACGGGAAGTCACCGATGCCATCATGATGCAAACCTGCTACAGTTTTGCCGAAGGAATGACCATGCCGCAGGCAGCCGTATTGTTCTTGCAAGCCGATACGCTGCTGTTCGGTGGCGCCAATTTTATTCCTATTCGCCAACGGATGTTTGACCGTGGACTTATTCCGTGGAATGTAAGTGTGGCAGACATCAATAAGCGCCCAAGTTTGTTTCAAGTGGCGAACAGCGCAGGTTTTGCGAGTGGTGCAAGTGCCTTGAATGTGACTGCTTCTGAAGCGTTCAAGGCAAACCTTTTCAATGCCATCGGTCAGCAGCTGAGCTCCAAATCGGTGAATGATGGTCGATTTGCGTTGTCGCCAAATGGCCTTCGTTCGGGAGTCTATTTCCTCGAACTGATCTCGAACGATCAGCGTGAGACAATCAAATTAGTGAAACATTGAGTTCGGAGGCACTGCGAATCTCCATCCTAACGCCTGTTAAGAATGCAGAACCGTTCTTGCGCGATTGCCTCCTTTCCATCCAACAGCAAAGCGAAACAGATTGGGAACTGATTGCAGTGAACGATGGTTCTACGGATGGCAGCAAAGCCATTTTGGATGAATTTGCCAAAGCTGACCCGCGCATTCGCGTTTTTGAGAATACAGGAACAGGCATCATTGAAGCCTTACGCTTGGCCTATTCGAAAAGCAGCGGGCAATTCATTACTCGGATGGATGCAGACGACATCATGGCTCCGAATAAGCTCGAAATCCTAAAATACAAGCTGATCATGAACGGAATGGGCCACGTTGCCGTTGGGCTGGTGAGGTATTTTTCGGCAGATGGCGTGAAAGACGGTTACCGACACTACGAAGGTTGGCTCAATCATCTGACGGCTTCTGGCACAAACTATTCCGACATCTATCGCGAGTGCGTGATTCCTTCTCCCTGCTGGATGGTTTTTCGAGATGACCTTGACCGCTGCGGAGCTTTCGAGCCAGATCAATATCCGGAGGATTACGACCTGACCTTCCGCTTCTTTGCCAATGACATCAAGG
This DNA window, taken from Flavobacteriales bacterium, encodes the following:
- a CDS encoding glycosyltransferase, whose product is MSSEALRISILTPVKNAEPFLRDCLLSIQQQSETDWELIAVNDGSTDGSKAILDEFAKADPRIRVFENTGTGIIEALRLAYSKSSGQFITRMDADDIMAPNKLEILKYKLIMNGMGHVAVGLVRYFSADGVKDGYRHYEGWLNHLTASGTNYSDIYRECVIPSPCWMVFRDDLDRCGAFEPDQYPEDYDLTFRFFANDIKVIPCSDIIHHWRDHGQRTSRNDPNYADNRFLELKMRWFLKLSHQPERPLIVWGAASKGKIIAQSLLNSGVDFRWICNNPNKIGKHVYHTLIESLDTMDEIAHPQVIVAVANKDEQSEIREQLKPDEAFFFC